Proteins from a single region of Pyrus communis chromosome 6, drPyrComm1.1, whole genome shotgun sequence:
- the LOC137736921 gene encoding stemmadenine O-acetyltransferase-like, with product MKIEVIEKTCIKPSMPTPAHLRKHEFSFLDQIATPIFMPMIIFYNNDHGNDTITYSDRLKQSLSKTLTQYYPLAGRAIENAYVDCNDQGAPYVQARVRSPLSDVISQPDPNQLNQLLPCELDNVGDLVLAVQVNVFDCGGMAIGVCISHKVADALSFIMFLNSWASITRGDCNIKNSTVSPPIFDLATHFPPRSISGFKPSTGITREKIVTKRFVFSASTVASLRSKYTDNKNNERKPTRIEALSAFIWARVIASTQGKPNPNTLYKVLQAVNLRTRMDPPLPEYHFGNVSRFAMSSPSFDEGEDMCYGMVGQMREAIKTIDGDYSAKIKDGDAHLKFLKQRAEEFMKGEVASFSFTSLCSFPLYETDFGWSNPVWVASASLPFKNLVVFMDAGSSGGIEVWVNLKEEDMAKFQDDEQLLACTYPAQEAKV from the coding sequence ATGAAGATAGAAGTAATTGAGAAAACTTGCATTAAGCCTTCTATGCCAACCCCAGCCCACCTTCGTAAACACGAGTTTTCTTTTCTCGACCAAATCGCAACTCCCATTTTCATGCCTATGATCATTTTCTACAATAATGATCATGGCAATGATACCATAACGTACTCAGACAGGTTAAAACAATCCTTATCCAAGACCCTGACACAATATTATCCGCTAGCCGGACGTGCCATTGAAAATGCCTACGTCGATTGCAATGACCAAGGTGCCCCTTACGTCCAAGCCCGAGTTAGGTCCCCACTTTCTGATGTCATATCCCAACCCGACCCAAACCAGCTCAACCAACTACTCCCATGCGAACTAGACAACGTCGGTGACTTGGTTCTTGCTGTCCAAGTCAACGTGTTCGATTGTGGTGGCATGGCTATTGGAGTTTGCATTTCTCACAAAGTTGCCGATGCATTGTCATTCATCATGTTCCTCAACAGTTGGGCCTCGATAACTCGTGGAGATTGCAACATTAAAAATAGTACAGTCAGTCCTCCAATTTTTGATTTGGCCACGCACTTTCCACCTAGAAGCATATCAGGGTTCAAACCAAGCACTGGGATCACTAGAGAAAAAATTGTTACAAAAAGGTTTGTTTTCAGTGCTTCCACGGTTGCTTCTCTTAGGTCAAAATATACAGATAATAAAAACAATGAGAGAAAGCCAACTCGGATTGAGGCCTTGTCAGCATTTATATGGGCCCGGGTTATTGCCTCCACTCAAGGAAAGCCGAACCCTAACACTCTTTACAAAGTGCTTCAAGCCGTTAACTTACGGACGAGGATGGATCCACCACTGCCCGAATACCATTTCGGGAACGTGAGCCGGTTTGCGATGTCTTCGCCGTCGTTTGATGAGGGAGAGGATATGTGTTACGGGATGGTGGGCCAGATGAGGGAAGCAATAAAGACAATCGACGGTGATTACAGTGCCAAAATCAAAGACGGCGACGCGCACTTGAAGTTTTTGAAGCAGCGAGCGGAGGAGTTTATGAAGGGTGAAGTGGCGTCGTTTAGCTTTACCAGCTTGTGCAGTTTCCCACTTTATGAAACGGACTTCGGGTGGAGCAACCCTGTGTGGGTCGCGTCGGCCAGCCTTCCATTTAAGAACCTGGTTGTTTTCATGGATGCTGGGTCGAGTGGTGGGATTGAAGTGTGGGTGAATTTGAAGGAGGAAGACATGGCTAAGTTCCAAGATGATGAGCAACTGTTGGCATGTACTTATCCAGCCCAAGAGGCTAAGGTTTAG